One segment of bacterium DNA contains the following:
- a CDS encoding DEAD/DEAH box helicase, with amino-acid sequence MTDMPDYPTLALNPQGHLFWSAHDGEMWPVEAAAGRVATAFSSSVTAGLLHLASRESETQMPACPAFWRKFSRLFLTQFCHRPEIEGLDQATPLPSEADVMALVDHAPPMVGGEYLSGDVLRALWVVLDEGTRLEAGRNASGVEAFLKALSPIWRLVGRVCFHLAENPKNNEFPFAFLATYSIGVSAGGQIQHRPLGQALRENAGEGKHAALLKLLSPVYRSAEKSKFVKNLVESGSLFKPLAWRPDQAFQFLKEIPLFEENGVVVRMPDRWGGNRPARPIVSVLVGEKRKGGLGQDALLDFSVEATLGGEPLTPEEWKALMEASSGLVLIRGHWVEADPEKLRDTLEQWKKAEKAASEGVSFGAALRMLTGVEGGVAAEVGDDVSETKTWLGLKAGAWLDETLAVLRDPTRLGDAKIPHGLDQVLRPYQQTGVEWLRFMNTLGLGACLADDMGLGKTIQVLGLLAARKHERGDKLGRTSLLVAPASLMANWQSEIKQFAPSLKALVLHPSDMSSEDWRRVQADVAAAVKGCDLVLTTYGLVGRWEELRRQDWDLAILDEAQAIKNPSARQTKAVKELRATHRVALTGTPIENRLGDLWSLFDYLNPGLLGSAKRFSDYIKASSGSSEGLGALRNLVRPYILRRLKTDKRIIADLPDKTEVKAYCPLSRKQAALYEQSVREMRIKLEEVDGIARRGLVLGYIMRFKQICNHPSHWLRDQTYGPDESGKFMRLRELAAEIAQRQEKALVFTQFQEMTQPLAACLAEVFRRPGLILHGAVPVIDRRRLVETFQTEDGPPFFVLTTKAGGTGLNLTAASHVIHFDRWWNPAVENQATDRAFRIGQKRNVLVHKFVCKGTFEEKIDMMLEEKAALARDVVDGEGGEVRLTEMSNDELIKFVSLDIDRASLE; translated from the coding sequence ATGACTGACATGCCGGATTATCCAACCCTCGCGCTCAATCCCCAGGGACATCTTTTCTGGAGTGCTCATGACGGAGAGATGTGGCCGGTAGAGGCGGCGGCCGGGCGTGTTGCCACGGCGTTCTCTTCCAGTGTAACCGCAGGGCTGTTACATTTGGCCTCACGCGAGTCGGAGACTCAAATGCCTGCCTGCCCGGCCTTCTGGCGGAAGTTTTCACGTCTTTTTCTGACCCAGTTTTGCCATAGGCCAGAAATTGAAGGGTTGGATCAAGCCACGCCGCTCCCCTCAGAGGCTGATGTGATGGCGCTGGTTGACCATGCGCCGCCGATGGTAGGTGGGGAATATTTGTCGGGAGATGTGCTTCGCGCTCTTTGGGTTGTTTTGGATGAAGGCACGCGACTTGAGGCTGGTCGCAACGCCAGTGGTGTGGAGGCCTTTTTGAAGGCGCTCAGTCCGATCTGGCGGCTGGTGGGGCGGGTATGCTTTCACTTGGCCGAGAATCCTAAAAATAACGAGTTTCCGTTCGCTTTTTTAGCGACCTATTCCATCGGGGTTTCGGCGGGAGGCCAAATCCAGCACCGACCCCTTGGGCAGGCCCTGCGCGAAAATGCAGGTGAAGGCAAGCACGCCGCGCTTTTGAAACTATTGAGCCCGGTTTATCGTTCCGCTGAGAAAAGTAAGTTTGTGAAGAATCTCGTGGAGAGTGGAAGCCTTTTTAAACCACTAGCCTGGCGACCGGATCAGGCGTTTCAGTTTCTTAAAGAAATTCCGCTTTTTGAGGAGAACGGGGTTGTGGTTCGCATGCCGGATCGCTGGGGTGGCAACCGCCCCGCCAGGCCGATAGTGAGTGTGCTGGTCGGGGAAAAACGAAAGGGCGGATTGGGGCAGGATGCCTTGCTGGATTTCAGTGTGGAAGCGACGCTGGGTGGAGAGCCGTTGACTCCGGAAGAGTGGAAGGCACTCATGGAGGCCTCCAGCGGGTTGGTGTTGATCCGGGGACACTGGGTTGAGGCCGATCCTGAAAAGCTGCGTGATACGTTGGAGCAGTGGAAGAAGGCCGAAAAGGCGGCGTCTGAAGGAGTGTCCTTTGGAGCGGCCTTGCGGATGTTGACGGGAGTTGAGGGCGGGGTTGCGGCCGAAGTCGGTGATGACGTTTCTGAAACCAAGACGTGGCTTGGATTGAAGGCCGGAGCCTGGTTGGACGAGACGCTGGCCGTGCTTCGTGATCCGACGCGCTTGGGCGATGCGAAAATCCCGCACGGGCTCGATCAGGTGTTGCGCCCCTATCAACAGACCGGGGTTGAGTGGTTACGGTTTATGAACACATTGGGCTTGGGCGCCTGCCTGGCCGACGATATGGGCTTGGGCAAAACCATCCAAGTGCTGGGTTTGCTTGCGGCCCGAAAACATGAGAGGGGTGATAAACTGGGGAGGACCAGTCTTTTGGTTGCCCCGGCTTCACTCATGGCGAACTGGCAATCTGAAATCAAACAATTCGCGCCATCGCTTAAGGCTCTTGTTCTGCACCCCTCGGATATGTCCAGCGAAGACTGGCGGCGAGTTCAGGCGGATGTCGCTGCTGCGGTGAAAGGCTGTGATTTAGTATTGACCACCTACGGCTTGGTGGGCCGTTGGGAGGAGTTGCGTCGGCAGGACTGGGATCTGGCGATTCTGGACGAGGCACAAGCCATCAAGAATCCCTCGGCGCGCCAGACCAAGGCGGTAAAAGAACTTCGCGCTACGCATCGGGTGGCGCTTACAGGCACGCCGATAGAAAACCGGTTAGGTGATTTATGGTCCCTTTTTGATTATCTCAATCCCGGACTTCTCGGCTCAGCGAAACGGTTCAGTGACTATATTAAAGCGAGCTCAGGCAGTAGCGAAGGTTTGGGCGCCTTGAGAAATTTGGTGCGCCCCTACATCCTTCGACGGCTCAAAACAGACAAACGGATTATTGCCGACTTGCCGGATAAGACGGAGGTCAAGGCCTATTGCCCGTTATCACGAAAACAGGCGGCGCTGTATGAGCAATCGGTCCGGGAAATGAGAATCAAGCTGGAGGAAGTCGACGGGATTGCCCGACGCGGTTTAGTGCTGGGTTATATCATGCGGTTCAAACAAATTTGCAACCATCCATCGCATTGGCTTCGCGATCAAACCTACGGCCCCGACGAAAGCGGGAAATTTATGCGCCTGCGTGAACTGGCGGCAGAGATTGCTCAGCGTCAAGAGAAGGCCCTGGTGTTTACCCAATTCCAGGAAATGACACAGCCCCTGGCAGCTTGTCTGGCCGAAGTGTTCCGGCGGCCGGGCTTGATTCTCCATGGTGCGGTTCCGGTCATAGATCGGCGCCGGCTGGTGGAGACCTTCCAGACTGAAGATGGCCCCCCATTCTTTGTGCTGACAACCAAGGCGGGTGGGACGGGGCTCAATCTGACGGCGGCTTCGCATGTCATTCATTTTGACCGGTGGTGGAATCCGGCTGTTGAGAATCAGGCGACGGATCGCGCCTTCCGTATTGGGCAGAAGCGGAATGTGCTGGTGCATAAATTTGTTTGCAAGGGAACGTTTGAGGAAAAAATTGACATGATGCTGGAAGAGAAAGCCGCTCTGGCCCGCGACGTGGTTGATGGCGAAGGCGGGGAAGTCCGATTGACGGAAATGAGCAATGACGAACTCATTAAATTTGTCTCGCTGGACATTGATCGGGCTTCTTTGGAATAG
- a CDS encoding DUF86 domain-containing protein: MVDIALLNRLLLSLDSYYQDLGSVQEMRLEAFSADIRSQRFVERTLHIAIECCLDICHHIISDQKWREPSSYADAFTVLAEHGVLPADTLAQYRLMAQFRNRLVHYYEKVESDQVFVIAKTRRDDFTAFAAAVRLWLSRPEISG, encoded by the coding sequence ATGGTTGATATCGCACTGTTGAATCGGTTGCTGTTGAGTCTTGATAGTTATTATCAGGATTTAGGCTCGGTGCAAGAGATGCGATTGGAGGCGTTTTCAGCAGACATCCGGAGTCAGAGGTTTGTGGAGCGAACGCTTCATATTGCCATTGAATGTTGTCTGGATATCTGTCACCACATCATTTCGGATCAGAAATGGCGTGAACCCTCTTCGTATGCCGATGCGTTTACAGTATTGGCGGAACATGGTGTTCTGCCTGCGGACACTCTGGCGCAATATCGATTGATGGCGCAATTTCGCAACAGGCTTGTGCATTACTACGAAAAGGTTGAGTCGGATCAGGTTTTTGTCATAGCCAAAACGCGGCGTGATGATTTTACTGCATTTGCCGCCGCTGTTCGACTCTGGCTGTCCCGGCCAGAGATATCTGGCTAA
- a CDS encoding nucleotidyltransferase domain-containing protein encodes MNEMSRNLTDLLAEFCREHSEVRLAYLFGSYARNKARPDSDVDIGIVVKGQESQLVDLQLADWLSEAVKKPVDVVVLNRVSAILQHEAIRDGVRLFEASPMERRLYELTAFKDYVDAMYFQEQRVRRLAHG; translated from the coding sequence ATGAATGAGATGTCCCGTAATCTGACAGATCTTCTTGCGGAATTCTGTCGAGAACATTCCGAAGTTCGACTTGCCTACCTGTTTGGGTCCTATGCCCGTAATAAGGCCCGCCCTGATAGTGATGTGGATATTGGAATTGTGGTTAAGGGGCAGGAGTCGCAGCTTGTAGATCTGCAACTGGCCGACTGGCTATCTGAGGCTGTTAAAAAGCCGGTGGACGTGGTGGTGTTGAATAGGGTGTCTGCCATCCTTCAGCATGAAGCCATTCGCGATGGGGTACGCCTTTTTGAGGCGTCACCGATGGAGCGGCGCTTGTATGAATTGACGGCATTTAAAGATTATGTGGATGCCATGTATTTTCAGGAACAACGAGTCAGGAGATTGGCACATGGTTGA
- a CDS encoding DNA cytosine methyltransferase, giving the protein MKKLEYKIENDSLKRWILKEDQRIYVARTEGTLSKKRTTFRTIDLFAGAGGMSLGFSKLLGHPFVPVWANDFNRDAVTTYNANFGPHAVCGDIVSLLESTDVEIPEADVVIGGPPCQGFSLLNKNREGDPRKELWRPYLEVVRRCKATVFVMENVPQLLGTFEHDEIIGVAKSLGFKVASAMLCAADYGVPQVRKRAIIIGCRFADPNLVFPPRKSHYDLSKTQIQPSLFRSGADDYVPGTQKWRTVRDAIGDLPPPEDIGIRNVPPPLDLHFGRTPTPKSIARYKAIPEEGMNRFDLQRRAPKLTPECWIRKTSGGTDLFGRLWWGKPSVTIRTEFFKPEKGRYLHPVQNRPITHREAARLQSFPDDFIFTGTKIEVARQIGNAVPPLLAARIADIVYLLLLNREHKALS; this is encoded by the coding sequence ATGAAAAAATTGGAATATAAAATCGAAAATGACTCGCTGAAACGCTGGATTCTTAAGGAGGATCAGCGCATTTATGTAGCCCGTACAGAAGGCACCCTGTCAAAAAAACGGACTACTTTCCGTACCATTGACCTTTTTGCAGGTGCAGGGGGCATGTCGCTCGGTTTCTCAAAACTCCTTGGACATCCATTTGTTCCCGTATGGGCTAACGATTTCAACCGGGATGCCGTCACCACTTACAACGCCAATTTCGGCCCACACGCTGTTTGCGGAGATATTGTATCCCTTCTTGAATCTACGGACGTTGAAATCCCGGAAGCCGATGTTGTTATCGGAGGTCCACCATGCCAGGGATTCAGTCTCCTCAACAAAAATCGCGAAGGGGATCCCCGCAAAGAACTCTGGCGTCCTTATCTTGAGGTTGTTAGACGTTGCAAGGCGACTGTTTTTGTCATGGAAAATGTCCCCCAATTGCTGGGAACTTTTGAACACGATGAAATTATTGGCGTGGCGAAATCGCTTGGTTTCAAGGTTGCAAGCGCCATGCTCTGCGCAGCGGATTACGGAGTACCCCAGGTTAGAAAGCGTGCAATCATTATTGGCTGCCGATTCGCGGATCCTAATCTGGTCTTTCCTCCACGCAAATCCCACTACGATCTATCGAAAACGCAGATTCAGCCCTCGCTTTTCCGCTCAGGTGCAGATGATTATGTTCCTGGCACTCAAAAGTGGCGAACTGTGCGTGATGCGATTGGCGATCTCCCCCCGCCTGAAGATATTGGAATTCGCAATGTTCCGCCTCCCCTGGACCTGCATTTCGGACGGACACCTACCCCAAAGAGTATTGCCCGATATAAGGCAATTCCCGAGGAGGGAATGAATCGGTTCGACCTCCAAAGGCGTGCCCCAAAATTGACACCTGAATGTTGGATTCGCAAAACATCAGGTGGCACGGATTTATTCGGTCGTTTATGGTGGGGGAAACCCTCTGTTACCATCAGAACCGAGTTTTTTAAGCCGGAGAAAGGTCGGTACCTCCACCCAGTACAAAATCGCCCCATTACACACCGGGAGGCGGCCCGATTGCAGTCATTTCCAGATGACTTTATTTTCACAGGAACCAAGATTGAAGTGGCACGCCAGATTGGCAATGCGGTTCCGCCTCTCCTTGCGGCGCGCATAGCTGACATTGTCTATCTTCTCCTCTTAAACCGCGAACATAAGGCTCTTTCATGA
- a CDS encoding HNH endonuclease → MTTSELETTRLQIATLIADFEHELQEGNLRTRVLALIPVFHQLRYLGSSLIPAEGKNAARDRIIRYFQTYPVTVIKGDELMVVSGIQDWPRRVRELRVEFGWAIASGMTVKDMLTDLDPAENMTDLAGMHPSDYVLLSQKQDRDAAHRWNLANSLRGSNLSVRDRILAFFEESVGQPVTGEELRYVSGNKSDWPRRIRELRTEFGWPIVTKNTGQPDLPVGVYVLERDRQSPEHDRTIPDPVRGRILQRDGYACKKCGWTHAAWNRSDPRHLELHHKKHHVVGGENSEENLTTLCTVCHDDLHRHK, encoded by the coding sequence ATGACTACATCGGAACTTGAAACAACTCGGCTGCAAATCGCCACACTTATTGCAGACTTCGAGCATGAACTGCAGGAGGGCAACCTGCGGACACGAGTTCTGGCCCTAATTCCAGTTTTCCATCAATTGCGCTATCTTGGAAGTTCACTGATTCCCGCTGAAGGGAAAAACGCTGCACGCGACCGAATTATCCGTTATTTTCAAACTTATCCTGTGACAGTGATAAAAGGTGATGAACTCATGGTTGTATCCGGCATCCAGGACTGGCCTCGCCGCGTGCGCGAACTCCGTGTTGAATTTGGTTGGGCAATTGCCAGTGGCATGACCGTGAAAGATATGCTCACGGATCTCGACCCTGCGGAGAACATGACTGATCTGGCTGGTATGCACCCCTCTGACTATGTGCTCCTATCTCAAAAACAAGACCGGGATGCCGCCCATCGATGGAATTTGGCAAACAGTCTGCGAGGCAGCAATCTTTCCGTGCGGGATCGAATATTAGCTTTTTTCGAAGAAAGCGTTGGCCAACCTGTAACGGGAGAGGAACTCCGCTACGTATCAGGCAACAAATCCGACTGGCCTCGCCGCATCAGAGAACTCCGGACTGAATTCGGCTGGCCTATTGTGACGAAAAACACAGGACAACCCGACCTGCCGGTAGGCGTCTACGTCCTTGAACGCGACCGGCAAAGCCCTGAACACGACCGCACCATTCCTGACCCGGTGCGCGGAAGAATTCTCCAACGCGATGGTTATGCCTGCAAGAAATGTGGATGGACACATGCAGCATGGAACCGTTCGGATCCTCGCCACCTAGAGCTACATCACAAGAAGCATCATGTTGTAGGCGGCGAAAATTCTGAAGAAAACCTCACAACGCTTTGCACAGTTTGCCATGACGACCTTCATCGTCACAAGTAG
- the rsgA gene encoding ribosome small subunit-dependent GTPase A, with translation MILQNIVALKGLIVAAYGRQYEVRIEGGVAGSNLLMCYPRGKKSIYACGDEVEVEASGATQGVINVLLPRRSLLYRADAFKEKLIAANVTQVVIVAATEPGFSDELLMRCLCAVESQNISGLIVLNKCDLVTHLQRGRDLLAPFAKLGHPVLELSAQAGNLDMLRQHLSGQVSLLVGQSGMGKTTLINALVPEAAAKTGIVSEALNSGKHTTTHARWYDLPGGGALIDSPGLQAFGLAHLSREQIEDGFRELRPLQGQCRFRDCQHHREPNCAFRTALVSGAIDVRRFEVLQTLLAEHRKKPKF, from the coding sequence ATGATTCTTCAAAACATTGTCGCCCTCAAAGGGCTTATCGTTGCGGCCTATGGGCGCCAGTATGAAGTCCGGATTGAGGGCGGAGTTGCTGGGAGCAACCTGCTCATGTGTTACCCGCGTGGCAAAAAAAGCATTTATGCCTGCGGTGACGAAGTTGAGGTGGAAGCCTCTGGAGCCACTCAGGGTGTCATCAATGTGCTTCTGCCGCGGCGTAGTTTGCTTTATCGTGCGGATGCTTTTAAGGAGAAGCTGATTGCTGCCAATGTCACGCAGGTGGTGATTGTTGCGGCAACGGAGCCGGGGTTCAGCGATGAATTGCTCATGCGGTGCCTTTGTGCGGTCGAGTCTCAGAATATTTCCGGGCTAATCGTTCTTAATAAGTGTGACCTTGTAACCCATCTTCAACGTGGACGTGACTTGCTGGCTCCGTTTGCAAAATTGGGGCATCCCGTGCTCGAATTGAGTGCGCAAGCCGGCAATCTGGATATGCTGCGTCAGCACTTGTCGGGACAGGTTTCATTGCTGGTAGGCCAATCTGGTATGGGGAAAACGACCCTGATCAATGCGCTGGTGCCAGAGGCGGCCGCCAAAACGGGAATCGTGTCGGAAGCGCTTAATAGCGGCAAGCATACCACTACCCATGCCCGATGGTATGACCTGCCCGGTGGTGGGGCGCTGATTGATAGCCCTGGCTTGCAGGCCTTTGGTCTCGCTCATTTGTCTCGTGAGCAGATCGAGGACGGCTTTCGTGAATTACGCCCGTTACAAGGTCAGTGCCGATTCCGTGACTGTCAGCATCATCGTGAGCCCAATTGCGCCTTCCGGACTGCCCTTGTGTCCGGCGCAATCGATGTCCGCCGCTTTGAGGTTCTGCAGACACTCCTCGCCGAACATCGGAAAAAGCCGAAGTTCTGA
- a CDS encoding DNA topoisomerase IV subunit A: protein MISRQGVADKILSVGRDVYNDIIKKMKKPSMKFPIRSLANVKYDPKAGYFEIRGKTATRTLSYNTVKAFAQTMRLLATTKKDLVDKNDIAGKREIYYNSKSWGECRFEEQPESDTLLDDMEAMLGVNREQIGYIPEERGGDVTGPLIVLDQNPATGEVVKINCSKLGSGAWSIPSRVEHLKFESKAKFILVIETSSLFQRLVHHRYYETANCVLISMSGVPTRACRRFIRRLADDQKLPVLVFTDGDPYGYCNIYRTLKVGSGQAAHINKFFCVPQAHYLGVTPQDILDFGLQDATHPLEEVDIKRAKDALKNDPFIRHHKEWQDTLNQMLKMGVRVEQQAFAKHGLNYVLETYLPEKLKRGKFLP from the coding sequence ATGATTTCCCGACAGGGCGTTGCGGATAAAATTCTTTCGGTGGGCCGTGATGTGTACAACGACATCATTAAGAAGATGAAGAAGCCCTCGATGAAGTTTCCCATCCGGTCGCTTGCCAATGTGAAGTATGATCCGAAAGCAGGCTACTTCGAGATCCGCGGGAAGACGGCAACCCGAACCCTCAGCTACAATACCGTCAAGGCTTTTGCCCAAACCATGCGGTTGTTGGCGACGACCAAGAAAGATCTGGTCGACAAGAATGACATCGCCGGAAAACGCGAGATTTATTATAATAGTAAAAGCTGGGGTGAATGCCGGTTTGAGGAACAGCCCGAGAGCGATACGTTGCTGGATGACATGGAGGCTATGCTGGGGGTCAACCGGGAGCAAATCGGTTATATCCCTGAGGAGCGTGGCGGTGACGTAACGGGTCCCTTGATTGTGCTTGATCAGAATCCCGCCACGGGCGAAGTGGTGAAGATCAATTGCAGCAAGTTAGGGTCGGGCGCGTGGAGTATTCCTTCGCGGGTAGAGCATCTGAAGTTCGAGTCCAAGGCCAAATTCATTCTGGTGATTGAGACCTCCTCACTCTTTCAGCGTCTGGTGCATCACCGCTATTATGAGACCGCCAACTGTGTGCTCATTTCCATGAGCGGGGTTCCCACCCGGGCCTGTCGGCGATTTATCCGGCGGCTCGCCGATGACCAGAAGTTGCCGGTTCTGGTGTTTACCGATGGGGATCCCTATGGGTATTGCAATATTTATCGGACCTTAAAGGTGGGTTCCGGGCAGGCTGCCCACATCAATAAATTCTTCTGTGTACCCCAGGCGCATTATTTGGGGGTAACCCCGCAGGACATTCTGGATTTCGGTTTGCAGGATGCCACGCATCCGCTGGAAGAAGTGGATATCAAGCGGGCGAAGGACGCCCTGAAAAACGACCCCTTTATCCGCCACCACAAAGAGTGGCAGGATACGCTCAACCAGATGCTCAAGATGGGGGTACGTGTTGAGCAGCAGGCCTTTGCCAAGCACGGCTTGAATTACGTACTTGAAACCTATCTGCCCGAGAAGTTGAAGCGGGGCAAATTCCTGCCGTAA
- a CDS encoding DNA topoisomerase VI subunit B: MARTPAPTATAETMSRQQREISVSEFFLKNRHLLGFDSPRKALLTAVKEAVDNSLDACEEGGILPEISVEITQSGEKRFRMEVTDNGPGVMRQQVPRIFAKLLYGSKFHRLRMSRGQQGIGISAAGMYGQLTTGTATRILSKLPRSKQAHHIEVQIDTRKNTPTILKDSELEWLPTFPRIGVDGKPAAQETHTHGTSVMIEMEAQYFRGKLSVDEFLRQCLISNPHLQLHYRINLLNREGKEAEAGEKAGVPPAEGQWISWMRLAEKLPTPPVEIKPHPHGVELGMLMQMLRDTESRTLRSALSDDFSRVSSATALDICTRAGLDPKANPRRIANREVETLFKAVNDTKLMRPPTDCLSPIGEELIKGGLAKEIQAEFITAVTRDPTVYRGNPFQVEVGMAFAKAGENEGLSADDPVRLLRFANRVPLLYMGGACAITKAITGVNWKNYGLAQPRGSLPVGPAVIMVHIASVWVPFTSESKEAIAHYPEIIREITFCMQECGRRLSVHLSRRNREHEAERKRSYIVKYIPHLALGLKDILDLPDKDEARVVKTLQTMLERSHLET, from the coding sequence ATGGCACGAACTCCCGCACCCACCGCCACTGCAGAGACCATGTCGCGCCAACAACGCGAGATTTCGGTATCTGAGTTCTTTTTAAAGAATCGTCATCTTCTTGGATTTGACAGTCCGCGCAAAGCCTTGCTGACCGCCGTTAAGGAGGCGGTTGATAATTCATTGGATGCCTGCGAAGAAGGGGGCATCCTGCCCGAAATCAGTGTCGAAATCACCCAGTCCGGCGAGAAGCGATTCCGGATGGAGGTGACAGATAATGGGCCGGGCGTCATGCGTCAGCAAGTGCCCCGGATTTTCGCAAAGCTGTTATATGGCTCCAAGTTCCACCGTTTGCGGATGTCGCGTGGGCAGCAGGGAATTGGCATTAGTGCGGCGGGGATGTATGGTCAGTTGACGACCGGGACAGCCACACGGATTTTGTCCAAGCTGCCACGCTCAAAGCAGGCTCATCATATCGAGGTTCAGATCGATACCCGCAAAAACACTCCCACGATTCTCAAGGACAGTGAACTCGAATGGCTGCCCACATTCCCGCGTATCGGGGTCGATGGGAAGCCTGCGGCTCAGGAAACCCATACGCATGGAACCTCCGTGATGATTGAGATGGAGGCGCAATATTTCCGGGGAAAACTTTCGGTGGATGAGTTTCTGAGGCAATGCCTGATCTCAAATCCCCATCTGCAATTGCACTACCGCATCAACCTCCTGAATAGGGAAGGAAAAGAGGCTGAGGCTGGTGAGAAGGCGGGCGTTCCACCGGCGGAAGGCCAATGGATCTCCTGGATGAGGCTGGCTGAAAAGTTACCTACGCCCCCGGTTGAGATCAAGCCGCATCCCCATGGGGTTGAATTAGGCATGTTAATGCAGATGTTGCGCGATACTGAATCGCGCACCCTGCGGAGTGCGTTATCAGACGATTTTTCGCGGGTGAGCAGTGCGACGGCGCTGGATATCTGCACTCGTGCCGGGTTGGATCCAAAGGCTAATCCGCGTCGGATTGCCAACCGGGAGGTAGAGACCCTGTTCAAGGCGGTGAATGACACCAAGTTGATGCGGCCCCCGACCGATTGCCTGTCGCCGATTGGTGAGGAGTTGATCAAGGGTGGGCTGGCCAAGGAAATCCAAGCTGAATTTATAACGGCAGTCACGCGTGATCCCACAGTTTATCGTGGGAATCCCTTTCAGGTGGAAGTGGGGATGGCCTTTGCCAAGGCGGGCGAGAATGAAGGGCTGAGTGCAGATGATCCCGTGCGCTTGCTTCGGTTTGCAAATCGGGTGCCTCTGCTCTATATGGGGGGTGCCTGCGCCATTACCAAGGCGATCACGGGCGTGAACTGGAAGAATTACGGACTGGCTCAGCCGCGCGGCTCACTTCCCGTCGGTCCAGCGGTGATCATGGTTCATATTGCCAGTGTGTGGGTGCCGTTTACGAGTGAGAGCAAGGAAGCCATTGCTCATTACCCTGAGATTATCCGCGAGATTACCTTTTGCATGCAGGAATGCGGACGGCGCCTGTCGGTTCATCTCAGTCGGCGCAATCGCGAACATGAGGCGGAGCGGAAACGCTCCTACATTGTGAAATATATTCCGCATCTGGCGCTGGGTCTGAAGGATATTCTTGATCTGCCGGACAAGGATGAGGCGCGTGTGGTGAAAACCCTGCAGACCATGCTGGAACGGTCCCATTTGGAAACCTGA
- the proC gene encoding pyrroline-5-carboxylate reductase, with amino-acid sequence MSKIGFIGAGKMAEAMISGLIANGFAGPGEIVVSDISGERLKMVNDVYGVRVTLSNSEVVALAPICVLAVKPQQLGAVLGDLASLISANHLMVSIAAGKSTSYLESLLPTGRVVRVMPNMACLVGAGMNVYTRGSRATAADGVMVANLLGCCGRALEVPELLFDAVTALSGSGPAFFAYLLEQLVEGAVKEGLPREQALILGAQTMVGTAQLLLQKEMSPSDLATAVTSAKGTTAAGREVLETQVMAGILGRTIQAAAQRSRELGKA; translated from the coding sequence ATGTCTAAAATCGGATTTATTGGAGCTGGAAAAATGGCGGAGGCCATGATCTCTGGTTTGATTGCGAATGGGTTTGCCGGTCCGGGCGAAATTGTAGTGTCGGATATCAGTGGTGAACGCCTGAAGATGGTAAATGATGTCTATGGAGTCAGGGTTACGCTTTCCAATTCCGAAGTTGTGGCGCTTGCGCCAATCTGTGTGTTGGCGGTGAAGCCGCAGCAGCTTGGCGCGGTGTTGGGCGATTTGGCCTCCTTGATCTCCGCCAATCATCTGATGGTGTCAATTGCTGCCGGTAAATCCACGTCTTATTTGGAATCCCTGCTGCCTACCGGACGGGTGGTGCGCGTCATGCCGAACATGGCCTGCCTTGTTGGGGCCGGAATGAACGTGTATACCCGAGGAAGTCGGGCGACTGCTGCTGATGGCGTGATGGTCGCTAACTTGCTGGGTTGCTGTGGTCGGGCGCTGGAAGTGCCTGAGTTACTTTTTGATGCGGTAACGGCCTTGAGCGGATCTGGCCCGGCCTTTTTTGCCTATTTGCTTGAACAGCTGGTGGAAGGGGCGGTTAAGGAGGGCTTGCCAAGGGAGCAGGCGCTGATTCTGGGGGCTCAAACCATGGTGGGAACGGCGCAGTTACTGTTGCAGAAAGAGATGAGCCCCTCAGATCTGGCAACGGCCGTCACCTCCGCCAAAGGCACAACCGCGGCCGGTCGTGAAGTATTGGAAACGCAAGTGATGGCGGGCATTCTTGGCCGGACGATACAGGCTGCCGCCCAGCGAAGTCGTGAGCTTGGAAAAGCTTGA